One genomic window of Fusarium verticillioides 7600 chromosome 2, whole genome shotgun sequence includes the following:
- a CDS encoding elongation factor 2, with product MVNFTIDEIRQLMDKPTNVRNMSVIAHVDHGKSTLTDSLLAKAGIISTAKAGDARATDTRADEQERGITIKSTAISLYGQLGEDDDVADIVGQKTDGKDFLINLIDSPGHVDFSSEVTAALRVTDGALVVVDTVEGVCVQTETVLRQALGERIKPVIIINKVDRALLELQVSKEDLYQSFSRTIESVNVIISTYLDKSIGDIQVYPDKGTVAFGSGLHGWAFTVRQFAVRYAKKFGVDKNKMMERLWGDNYFNPKTKKWTKNGTYEGKQLERAFNQFILDPIFKIFSAVMNFKKEETATLLEKLNLKLPAEDREKEGKQLLKAVMRTFLPAADSLLEMMILHLPSPATAQKYRAETLYEGPPDDEAAIGIRDCDPKGPLMLYVSKMVPTSDKGRFYAFGRVFSGTVRSGLKVRIQGPNYVPGKKEDLFIKAIQRTVLMMGGKVEPIDDMPAGNIVGLVGIDQFLLKSGTLTTSETAHNLKVMKFSVSPVVQRSVQVKNAQDLPKLVEGLKRLSKSDPCVLTMTSESGEHVVAGAGELHLEICLKDLEEDHAGVPLIISDPVVQYRETVTAKSSITALSKSPNKHNRLYMVAEPIEEELSLAIESGKVSARDDFKARARVLADDFGWDVTDARKIWTFGPDGTGANLLVDQTKAVQYLNEIKDSVVSGFQWATREGPVAEEPMRSCRFNILDVTLHADAIHRGGGQIIPTARRVLYAASLLAEPALLEPVYLVEIQVPEQAMGGVYGVLTRRRGHVFSEEQRPGTPLFNIKAYLPILESFGFNGDLRQATSGQAFPQSVFDHWQILPGGSPLDSTTKVGQIVTTMRKRKGVKELVPGVENYYDKL from the exons ATGGTTAA CTTCACGATCGACGAGATCCGGCAGCTTATGGACAAGCCTACCAATGTCCGTAACATGTCCGTTATTGCCCACGTCGACCACGGCAAGTCTACCCTGACCGACTCTCTTCTCGCCAAGGCCGGTATCATTTCCAccgccaaggctggtgatgcCCGAGCCACAGATACTCGCGCCGATGAACAGGAACGTGGTATCACCATCAAGTCTACTGCCATCTCCCTGTATGGTCAGCttggcgaggatgacgacgttgCCGACATTGTTGGCCAAAAGACCGACGGAAAGGACTTCTTGATCAACCTCATTGATTCTCCCGGTCACGTTGATTTCTCTTCTGAGGTTACCGCTGCTCTCCGTGTCACTGATGGTGCTCTTGTTGTCGTCGACACCGTCGAGGGTGTCTGTGTCCAGACCGAGACTGTCCTCCGACAGGCCCTCGGTGAGCGCATCAAgcccgtcatcatcatcaacaaggtcgaCCGtgctcttctcgagcttcaggTCTCAAAGGAGGATCTGTACCAGTCCTTCTCCCGAACCATCGAGTCCGTCAACGTCATCATTTCTACCTATCTTGACAAGTCTATTGGTGACATCCAGGTCTACCCCGATAAGGGTACCGTTGCCTTCGGTTCCGGTCTGCACGGCTGGGCTTTCACCGTCCGACAGTTCGCTGTCCGATACGCCAAGAAGTTCGgtgttgacaagaacaagatgatggagcGTCTCTGGGGCGACAACTACTTCaaccccaagaccaagaagtGGACCAAGAACGGCACCTATGAGGGTAAGCAGCTCGAGCGTGCCTTCAACCAGTTCATCCTCGAccccatcttcaagatcttctccgCTGTTAtgaacttcaagaaggaggagaccGCCActctcctcgagaagctcaaccttAAGCTTCCCGCTGAGGAccgtgagaaggagggcaagcagctcctcaaggctgTCATGCGAACTTTCCTTCCCGCTGCCGACTCTCTCCtcgagatgatgattctGCACCTTCCTTCTCCCGCCACTGCCCAGAAGTACCGTGCTGAGACTCTGTACGAGGGTCCCCCCGATGACGAGGCCGCCATTGGTATCCGTGACTGTGACCCCAAGGGTCCTCTTATGCTTTACGTCTCCAAGATGGTGCCCACCTCCGATAAGGGTCGATTCTACGCCTTCGGCCGTGTCTTCTCCGGTACCGTCCGATCCGGTCTTAAGGTCCGCATCCAGGGTCCCAACTACGTCcctggcaagaaggaggatctcttcatcaaggctaTCCAGCGTACTGTCCTGATGATGGGTGGCAAGGTCGAGCCTATTGACGACATGCCTGCCGGTAACATTGTCGGTCTGGTCGGTATCGATCAGTTCCTTCTCAAGTCTGGTACCCTCACCACCAGCGAGACCGCCCACAACCTCAAGGTCATGAAGTTCTCCGTCTCCCCTGTCGTCCAGCGTTCCGTCCAGGTCAAGAACGCTCAGGATCTCcccaagcttgttgagggtCTCAAGCGTCTCTCCAAGTCCGATCCTTGTGTGTTGACCATGACCTCCGAGTCTGGTGAGCACGTTGTCGCCGGTGCCGGTGAGCTCCATCTCGAGATTTgcctcaaggatcttgaggaggatCACGCCGGTGTTCCCCTGATCATCTCCGACCCCGTCGTCCAGTACCGTGAGACCGTTACTGCCAAGTCCAGCATTACTGCTCTGTCCAAGTCTCCCAACAAGCACAACCGTCTGTACATGGTTGCTGAGCctatcgaggaggagctctCTCTTGCCATCGAGTCTGGCAAGGTCAGCGCCCGTGACGATTTCAAGGCCCGTGCCCGTGTCCTCGCTGACGACTTCGGCTGGGATGTCACCGACGCCCGAAAGATCTGGACCTTCGGTCCTGACGGCACTGGTGCTAACCTGTTGGTCGACCAGACCAAAGCCGTTCAGTACCTCAACGAAATCAAGGATTCCGTTGTCTCCGGTTTCCAGTGGGCCACCCGTGAGGGTCCCGTTGCTGAGGAGCCCATGCGATCTTGTcgcttcaacatcctcgatgtTACCCTCCACGCTGATGCCATTCACCGTGGTGGTGGTCAGATCATTCCTACTGCCCGCCGTGTCCTGTACGCCGCCTCTCTTCTCGCCGAGCCCGCTCTTCTCGAGCCCGTGTACCTTGTCGAGATTCAGGTCCCTGAGCAGGCCATGGGTGGTGTTTACGGTGTCCTTACCCGACGACGTGGTCACGTCTTCAGCGAGGAGCAGCGACCTGGTACTCCtctgttcaacatcaaggcctACCTCCCCATTCTCGAGTCTTTCGGCTTCAACGGAGATCTCCGACAGGCCACCTCCGGACAGGCTTTCCCCCAGTCCGTCTTCGACCACTGGCAGATCCTCCCCGGTGGCTCTCCCCTCGATTCCACCACCAAGGTCGGACAAATCGTCACCACCATGCGAAAGCGCAAGGGTGTCAAGGAGCTCGTTCCTGGTGTCGAGAAC TACTACGACAAGCTGTAA